AATTACCTCTATTAGAACTGTAGACCAGCTTCACGGGCAGCGTCCGCTAAAGATTGGACACGACCATGATATTTAAACCCGGAACGATCAAAAGCAACGTCTTTAACGCCTTTTGCTAATGCTCTTTCAGCAACAAGTTTACCAACTACTGCTGCTGCATCTTTATTTCCGGTATATTTCACTTGCTCACTAATTGCTTTCTCAACTGTAGAAGCAGCGGCAAGCACTTCTGAACCGTTTGGTGCGATCACTTGTGCATAAATATGACGAGGCGTACGATGAATCACTAAACGTGTCACACCTTGCTCTCTCATCATATGACGTGCACGAGCTGCACGACGGATACGAGCTGATTTCTTATCCATAGTGTTACCTTAATTATTTCTTCTTAGCCTCTTTTGTACGTACCACTTCATCAGCGTAACGTACACCTTTACCTTTATAAGGCTCAGGACGGCGATAAGCACGAATATCTGCTGCGACTTGACCGATTAATTGTTTGTCAGCACCTTTCAACACGATTTCGGTTTGAGATGGACATTCAGCGGTAATACCAGCCGGTAATGTGTGCTCAACAGGGTGTGAAAAACCTAAACTTAATGCAACAACGTTGCCTTTAATTTGTGCTCTATAACCAACACCCACCAATTGTAACTTCTTAGTGAAGCCTTCAGTAACACCGATAACCATCGCATTAACTAATGCGCGTGCTGTACCCGCTTGTGCGTCAGCACCGACAATTCCCTCACGAGGAGCGAAAGTCAATTCATTATTATCTTGTTTAACTTCAACTGAGTTATGAATGGCACGAGATAACTCACCATTCTTACCTTTTACTGTTAATAGCTGACCGTTCAAAGTAACTTGAACACCGGCAGGAATATTAACAGGTGCTTTTGCAACACGAGACATTTTCCTACCTCTCTATTAAGCTACGTAACAGATGATTTCGCCGCCCAAGCCCGCTTGACGAGCTGCACGGTCAGTCATCACACCTTTAGATGTAGAAACAACTGCAACCCCTAAACCACCCATTACTTTTGGTAATTCGTCTTTACGTTTATAAATACGTAGACCAGGGCGGCTCACACGTTGGATGCTTTCTACAACCGGTTTGCCTTGGAAATATTTTAAAGTAATTTCCAACTCAGGCTTAGCGCCTTCTAAAACTTTAACGCTTTCAATATAACCTTCCGCTGCTAATACATTGGCAATCGCCACTTTTAGCTTGGATGAAGGCATACTGATCGCAACTTTGTTCGCAGCTTGACCGTTACGAATGCGGGTCAACATATCTGCGATTGGATCTTGCATACTCATTGTGCTTTTACTCCGATTCCAAAATAAAGTGGTAAATTACCAACTTGCTTTTTTAAGGCCTGGGATTTCGCCACGCATTGCTGCTTCGCGAACTTTAATACGGCTTAAACCAAACTTACGTAAAACGCCATGAGGACGTCCAGTTTGGCGGCAGCGGTTACGTTGGCGGCTTGGGCTTGAATCACGTGGTAAAGTTTGTAACTTCATCACCGCATCCCAGCGATCTTCATCTGAAGCATTCACATCAGAGATGATTTTTTTCAACTCTACACGTTTAGCATAGAATTTTTCAGCCAATTTAACGCGTTTTACATCGCGTGCTTTCATTGATTGTTTAGCCATTTGTAACCTGCCTTATTTACGGAATGGGAAATTAAAGGCAGCTAATAGTGCTTGACCTTCTTCATCACTCTTCGCACTTGTGGTGATAGTAATATCTAAACCACGTACACGATCAACTTTATCATAGTCGATTTCAGGGAAGATGATTTGCTCACGCACACCCATGCTATAATTACCA
This portion of the [Pasteurella] aerogenes genome encodes:
- the rplF gene encoding 50S ribosomal protein L6; this translates as MSRVAKAPVNIPAGVQVTLNGQLLTVKGKNGELSRAIHNSVEVKQDNNELTFAPREGIVGADAQAGTARALVNAMVIGVTEGFTKKLQLVGVGYRAQIKGNVVALSLGFSHPVEHTLPAGITAECPSQTEIVLKGADKQLIGQVAADIRAYRRPEPYKGKGVRYADEVVRTKEAKKK
- the rpsN gene encoding 30S ribosomal protein S14, translated to MAKQSMKARDVKRVKLAEKFYAKRVELKKIISDVNASDEDRWDAVMKLQTLPRDSSPSRQRNRCRQTGRPHGVLRKFGLSRIKVREAAMRGEIPGLKKASW
- the rpsH gene encoding 30S ribosomal protein S8 is translated as MSMQDPIADMLTRIRNGQAANKVAISMPSSKLKVAIANVLAAEGYIESVKVLEGAKPELEITLKYFQGKPVVESIQRVSRPGLRIYKRKDELPKVMGGLGVAVVSTSKGVMTDRAARQAGLGGEIICYVA
- the rplR gene encoding 50S ribosomal protein L18, with the protein product MDKKSARIRRAARARHMMREQGVTRLVIHRTPRHIYAQVIAPNGSEVLAAASTVEKAISEQVKYTGNKDAAAVVGKLVAERALAKGVKDVAFDRSGFKYHGRVQSLADAAREAGLQF